Proteins found in one Coffea eugenioides isolate CCC68of chromosome 5, Ceug_1.0, whole genome shotgun sequence genomic segment:
- the LOC113772473 gene encoding uncharacterized protein LOC113772473, producing MAKCRPLGFLISLPFALLSLILSLVGAVVWVIGSFLNCICPCCICCTGFVNMAVSLVKLPVKIIRWFTDQIPC from the exons ATGGCGAAGTGCAGGCCCTTGGGGTTCTTGATTAGCTTGCCTTTTGCATTGCTTTCATTGATTCTAAGCCTTGTCGGTGCCGTTGTTTGGGTCATCGG GTCTTTCTTGAACTGCATTTGCCCTTGTTGCATTTGTTGCACTGGATTTGTCAATATGGCTGTAAGTTTGGTGAAGCTGCCTGTGAAGATCATCAGATGGTTTACTGATCAGATACCTTGCTGA
- the LOC113772543 gene encoding homeobox-leucine zipper protein ATHB-52 produces MSSAQNLKGHSLKHCKKRLSQDQVRLLDANFSSNKKLEPERKLQLARQLGVPPRQIAIWYQNKRARWKNQSLELDYGALQLRLETALAEKRQLEKEVGQLQIELQKTRENLLACTKQAQEILPFSSFSSCGDEGGGSSSLSLHEDVSCSWQDGRQGLQLEELYACLMGSEGSASGSVGQNEKVFLV; encoded by the coding sequence ATGAGCTCTGCTCAGAACCTGAAAGGCCATTCCTTGAAACATTGCAAGAAAAGATTGAGCCAAGACCAAGTTAGGCTACTAGATGCAAATTTCAGTTCCAACAAGAAGCTTGAACCAGAGAGAAAGCTCCAGCTTGCTCGACAACTAGGCGTTCCACCGAGACAAATCGCGATTTGGTATCAAAACAAGAGAGCCCGGTGGAAGAATCAAAGCCTTGAACTTGACTACGGTGCACTTCAACTGAGGCTAGAAACTGCATTGGCTGAAAAGAGACAACTTGAGAAAGAAGTGGGGCAACTTCAAATTGAGCTGCAGAAGACCAGAGAAAATTTACTTGCTTGTACGAAGCAAGCACAAGAAATTCTTCCATTTTCATCCTTTTCGAGTTGTGGTGACGAAGGTGGAGGCTCTAGTAGCTTGAGCTTGCATGAAGATGTTAGCTGTTCTTGGCAAGATGGCCGTCAGGGCTTGCAACTTGAGGAGCTTTATGCCTGTTTGATGGGATCAGAAGGATCGGCCAGCGGTTCAGTTGGGCAAAATGAAAAAGTATTTCTTGTATAA